A genome region from Streptomyces sp. S4.7 includes the following:
- a CDS encoding sugar phosphate isomerase/epimerase family protein codes for MTVKQLTLPELTEACVRLGVPGVGLWREPVRAYGTEAAAKLVHDAGLAVTTLCRGGFLTASDPVARADALDDNRAAIDEAVTLGTDTLVLVSGGLPPGSRDLYGARERIADALAILAPYAGERGVRLAIEPLHPMYASDRCVVSTLDQALDLAERFPVEQVGVVVDTYHLWWDDRAPAAITRAGDRIHSFQLADWTTPLPAGVLNGRGLIGDGAIDLRAWRERVDAAGYEGPIEVELFNDTLWVRDGAELLADVAERYVRHVL; via the coding sequence ATGACCGTCAAGCAGCTCACCCTCCCCGAGCTCACCGAGGCGTGCGTACGACTCGGCGTCCCCGGCGTGGGGTTGTGGCGGGAGCCCGTGCGGGCGTACGGCACGGAGGCGGCCGCCAAGCTCGTGCACGACGCCGGACTCGCCGTCACCACCCTGTGCCGCGGCGGCTTCCTCACGGCGAGCGACCCCGTGGCACGGGCCGACGCCCTGGACGACAACCGCGCGGCGATCGACGAGGCGGTGACCCTCGGCACCGACACCCTCGTCCTGGTGTCGGGCGGACTGCCGCCCGGCAGCCGCGATCTGTACGGGGCGCGAGAACGGATCGCCGACGCGCTCGCGATCCTGGCGCCGTACGCCGGTGAGCGCGGCGTACGGCTGGCGATCGAGCCGCTGCACCCGATGTACGCGTCCGACCGCTGCGTCGTCTCCACACTCGACCAGGCGCTGGATCTCGCCGAGCGCTTTCCCGTCGAGCAGGTCGGGGTCGTCGTGGACACCTACCACCTCTGGTGGGACGACCGGGCCCCGGCGGCGATCACCAGGGCGGGGGACCGGATCCACTCCTTCCAACTGGCCGACTGGACGACGCCGTTGCCCGCCGGGGTGCTGAACGGCCGCGGTCTGATCGGTGACGGCGCCATCGACCTGCGCGCATGGCGCGAACGGGTCGACGCCGCCGGATACGAAGGGCCGATCGAGGTCGAACTCTTCAACGACACCCTGTGGGTGCGGGACGGTGCGGAGCTGCTGGCGGACGTCGCGGAGCGGTATGTGAGGCATGTGCTGTAA
- a CDS encoding dihydrodipicolinate synthase family protein — protein sequence MTTRTTPPTASGAPSVRKPGQGLRLPDADGRLRTYVPRREPAAFVTKGADAAPLVSRTVFSAAHVVADPYADSSPGAPVVVDWDTTLAFRRHLWSHGLGVAEAMDTAQRGMGLDWAGAAELIRRSAAEARSTGGLIACGVGTDQLAPGAHSLEEVRAAYEEQLALVEETGSRAILMASRALAAAAEGPEDYLAVYAHLLRQADEPVVLHWLGPMFDPALEGYWGSSDLDAATETFLQVISEHPDKIDGIKVSLLDARREVELRRRLPQGVRCYTGDDFNYPELIAGDERGFSHALLGIFDPLGPVAAEAVRVLDTGDAKGFRELLDPTVELSRHLFQAPTRFYKTGVVFLAWLAGHQDHFAMVGGLQSARSLPHLARAYELADGLGLFPDPVAAEDRMKSLLGVYGVDQ from the coding sequence GTGACCACCCGGACCACACCCCCCACGGCGTCCGGCGCTCCCTCCGTAAGGAAGCCGGGCCAGGGGCTCCGGCTCCCGGACGCGGACGGCAGGCTGCGTACGTACGTGCCGCGCCGGGAACCTGCCGCCTTCGTCACCAAGGGCGCCGACGCCGCTCCTCTCGTCTCCCGTACGGTCTTCTCCGCCGCGCACGTCGTGGCCGACCCGTACGCCGACAGCAGCCCCGGAGCGCCGGTCGTCGTCGACTGGGACACCACGCTCGCCTTCCGCCGCCATCTGTGGTCACACGGCCTCGGGGTCGCGGAGGCCATGGACACCGCGCAGCGCGGCATGGGCCTGGACTGGGCGGGGGCGGCCGAGCTGATCCGCCGTTCGGCGGCGGAGGCGCGGTCCACCGGAGGCCTGATCGCGTGCGGGGTGGGCACCGACCAACTCGCGCCGGGAGCACACTCTCTGGAGGAGGTGCGGGCGGCGTACGAGGAACAGCTCGCGCTCGTCGAGGAGACCGGCTCCCGGGCCATCCTGATGGCCTCACGCGCGCTCGCCGCGGCGGCCGAGGGGCCGGAGGACTATCTGGCCGTCTACGCCCATCTGCTGCGGCAGGCGGACGAACCCGTGGTGCTCCACTGGCTCGGCCCGATGTTCGACCCGGCGCTGGAGGGCTACTGGGGCAGTTCGGACCTCGACGCGGCCACCGAGACGTTCCTCCAGGTCATCTCCGAACACCCGGACAAGATCGACGGGATCAAGGTCTCGCTGCTGGACGCGCGGCGCGAGGTCGAGCTGCGCCGGCGTCTCCCGCAGGGCGTGCGCTGCTACACGGGCGACGACTTCAACTACCCCGAACTGATCGCGGGCGACGAACGCGGCTTCAGTCATGCGCTGCTGGGCATCTTCGACCCGCTCGGGCCGGTGGCCGCCGAAGCCGTCCGTGTCCTGGACACGGGCGACGCGAAGGGATTTAGGGAACTGCTCGATCCCACGGTCGAGCTGTCGCGTCATCTCTTCCAGGCGCCCACCCGCTTCTACAAGACGGGTGTGGTGTTCCTGGCCTGGCTGGCGGGCCACCAGGATCACTTCGCCATGGTCGGCGGCCTCCAGTCGGCCCGTTCGCTCCCGCATCTCGCGCGGGCGTACGAACTGGCGGACGGGCTGGGCCTGTTCCCGGACCCGGTGGCGGCCGAAGACCGGATGAAGTCCCTGCTCGGCGTGTACGGAGTCGACCAGTGA
- a CDS encoding Gfo/Idh/MocA family oxidoreductase yields the protein MTRRTVRIAMNGVTGRMGYRQHLVRSILAIREQGGLDLGDGEVLWPEPVLVGRREHALREVAERHGLTEWSTDLDTVLADDTVDIYFDAQVTSARVEAIKKAVAAGKHIYTEKPTATDLEGALDLARLAQSAGIKHGVVQDKIFLPGLLKLKRLIDGGFFGEILSVRGEFGYWVFEGDWQESQRPSWNYRTEDGGGITVDMFPHWEYVLHELFGRVNSVSAHITTHIPRRWDEQGKPYAATADDSAYGIFELEGGIVAQINSSWAVRVNRDELVEFQVDGTHGSAVAGLRRCRVQHRSATPKPVWNPDLAATESFRDQWQEIPDNTEFDNGFKAQWELFLRHVALGEPYRWDLLAGARGVQLAELGLKSSAQGRRFDVPELSL from the coding sequence GTGACACGCAGGACAGTGCGGATCGCCATGAACGGCGTCACGGGGCGGATGGGGTACCGGCAACACCTGGTGCGCTCCATCCTCGCGATCCGGGAACAGGGCGGACTGGACCTCGGCGACGGTGAGGTGCTGTGGCCCGAGCCCGTCCTCGTCGGGCGCCGTGAACACGCCCTCAGGGAGGTCGCGGAGCGACACGGCCTCACGGAGTGGTCCACCGACCTCGACACCGTCCTCGCCGACGACACCGTCGACATCTACTTCGACGCGCAGGTCACCTCCGCGCGGGTCGAGGCCATCAAGAAAGCCGTTGCTGCCGGGAAGCACATCTACACGGAGAAGCCGACGGCGACCGACCTCGAAGGCGCTCTCGACCTGGCCCGCCTCGCCCAGAGCGCCGGCATCAAGCACGGTGTGGTCCAGGACAAGATCTTCCTGCCCGGCCTGCTCAAGCTGAAGCGCCTCATCGACGGCGGCTTCTTCGGCGAGATCCTCTCCGTACGGGGCGAGTTCGGCTACTGGGTCTTCGAAGGCGACTGGCAGGAGTCGCAGCGACCCTCCTGGAACTACCGGACCGAGGACGGCGGCGGCATCACCGTCGACATGTTCCCGCACTGGGAGTACGTCCTGCACGAGCTGTTCGGCAGGGTCAACTCCGTCTCGGCGCACATCACCACACACATCCCGCGCCGCTGGGACGAGCAGGGCAAGCCGTACGCGGCCACCGCCGACGACTCCGCCTACGGGATCTTCGAGCTGGAGGGCGGCATCGTCGCCCAGATCAACTCCTCCTGGGCGGTACGCGTCAACCGCGACGAACTCGTCGAGTTCCAGGTGGACGGCACCCACGGCTCGGCGGTCGCCGGCCTGCGCCGCTGCCGCGTCCAGCACCGCAGCGCCACCCCCAAGCCCGTCTGGAACCCGGACCTGGCCGCCACCGAGTCCTTCCGCGACCAGTGGCAGGAGATCCCGGACAACACCGAGTTCGACAACGGCTTCAAAGCGCAGTGGGAGCTTTTCCTGCGCCACGTCGCGCTCGGCGAGCCGTACCGCTGGGACCTGCTCGCCGGCGCGCGCGGCGTACAACTCGCGGAACTCGGGCTCAAGTCCTCGGCGCAGGGACGGCGCTTCGACGTACCGGAGCTCTCACTGTGA
- a CDS encoding LacI family DNA-binding transcriptional regulator has translation MTVTLADVAARARVSPATVSRVLNGNYPVAASTRERVLRAVDELDYVLNGPASSLAAATSDLVGILVNDIADPFFGIMAGAAQTEIGGQEGTGRAGGEKLAVVCNTGGSPERELTYLTLLQRQRAAAVILTGGALEDPTHIAAMSAKLAKLADAGTHVVLCGRPPLPGSSAVVASLAFDNRGGGRRLTEHLLALGHRRIGYVAGPAERTTTRHRLEGHWSALAAAGLTEDQGPLTVHGPYDRRSGYEATLELLRRSPDLTAVVAANDTVALGACAAVRDQGLRIPEDISVAGFDDLPFSVDAVPALTTVRLPLYEAGARAGRLAMGTEAPPPGGIATIAAELMARASTAPPRG, from the coding sequence ATGACAGTCACCCTGGCCGATGTGGCGGCCCGCGCCCGGGTGTCGCCCGCCACCGTTTCCCGTGTGCTGAACGGCAACTACCCGGTGGCCGCATCCACCAGGGAGCGCGTACTGCGGGCGGTGGACGAGCTCGACTACGTGCTGAACGGGCCGGCCAGTTCGCTCGCCGCCGCCACGTCGGACCTGGTCGGGATCCTGGTGAACGACATCGCCGACCCGTTCTTCGGGATCATGGCCGGGGCCGCGCAGACAGAGATCGGCGGCCAGGAGGGAACCGGGCGGGCGGGCGGCGAGAAACTCGCGGTCGTCTGCAACACGGGCGGCTCCCCGGAGCGGGAACTGACCTATCTCACCCTCCTCCAGCGCCAGCGGGCCGCCGCCGTGATCCTCACCGGCGGGGCACTTGAGGACCCCACTCATATCGCGGCGATGTCCGCCAAACTGGCCAAACTCGCCGACGCGGGAACGCACGTCGTGCTGTGTGGGCGGCCCCCGCTGCCGGGGAGCAGCGCGGTCGTCGCGTCGCTGGCGTTCGACAACCGGGGCGGCGGGCGGCGACTGACCGAGCATCTGCTGGCTCTTGGGCACCGCAGGATCGGGTATGTCGCGGGGCCGGCGGAGCGGACCACGACCCGGCACCGGCTGGAGGGCCACTGGTCGGCGCTGGCCGCCGCGGGACTGACCGAGGACCAGGGCCCGCTGACGGTGCACGGCCCCTATGACCGGCGCTCGGGCTACGAGGCGACGCTGGAGTTGCTGCGGCGCTCGCCGGATCTGACGGCGGTGGTCGCCGCGAACGACACGGTGGCGCTCGGCGCCTGCGCGGCGGTGCGTGACCAGGGGCTGCGCATCCCCGAGGACATCTCGGTGGCGGGCTTCGACGACCTGCCGTTCTCGGTCGACGCGGTACCGGCACTGACGACGGTGCGGCTGCCCCTGTACGAGGCGGGGGCACGAGCCGGGCGGCTCGCGATGGGGACGGAGGCCCCGCCACCGGGCGGGATCGCGACGATCGCCGCGGAGTTGATGGCGCGGGCCTCGACGGCGCCACCACGGGGCTGA
- a CDS encoding helix-turn-helix domain-containing GNAT family N-acetyltransferase: MTIQEVRAFNRFYTNLIGALNYSKHLYTPYTLTESRLLYELAHTPRTDAAELRAELSLDAGYLSRMLTKFEREGLVERAPSQEDARRRRITLTRQGRGTAALLDERSREAVGALLDRVEPDERPRLVEALRTAREILSAGGTPADGRRASASRAGPVLRDPVPGDLGWIVQRHGAVYAAEYGWDATFEGLVARIVADFAADHDERMERVWIAELDGRPVGSVMCVRDEEAPGAARLRLLLVEPEARGHGLGERMVGAVVGFARDAGYREVVLWTNDLLTAARKLYVRAGFTLVAEKPHHSYGADLVGQDWRLPLADESVVDSAS; this comes from the coding sequence ATGACCATTCAAGAAGTCCGCGCGTTCAACCGCTTCTACACCAACCTCATCGGCGCGCTGAATTACAGCAAGCACCTCTACACGCCGTACACGCTGACCGAGTCACGGCTGCTGTACGAGCTCGCGCACACGCCACGTACGGACGCGGCGGAGCTCCGTGCCGAGCTGTCCCTGGACGCGGGCTATCTGAGCCGAATGCTGACCAAGTTCGAGCGTGAGGGGCTGGTTGAGCGCGCCCCGTCGCAGGAGGACGCCCGGCGCCGGCGGATCACCCTGACCCGGCAGGGGCGTGGGACCGCCGCGCTGCTCGACGAGCGGTCGCGTGAAGCGGTCGGCGCCCTGCTGGACCGGGTCGAGCCGGACGAACGCCCGCGCCTCGTCGAGGCGTTGCGGACGGCCAGGGAAATACTGAGCGCGGGCGGGACGCCCGCGGACGGCCGCCGGGCATCCGCCAGCCGCGCGGGGCCGGTGCTGCGGGATCCCGTCCCGGGTGACCTGGGCTGGATCGTGCAACGGCACGGCGCGGTCTACGCGGCGGAGTACGGGTGGGACGCCACCTTCGAGGGCCTCGTCGCCAGGATCGTCGCCGACTTCGCCGCGGATCACGACGAGCGGATGGAGCGGGTGTGGATAGCCGAACTCGACGGGCGGCCGGTGGGCTCCGTGATGTGCGTGCGGGACGAGGAGGCGCCGGGCGCCGCGCGCCTGCGCCTGCTCCTGGTCGAGCCCGAGGCGCGCGGGCACGGTCTGGGTGAGCGAATGGTCGGGGCGGTTGTGGGTTTCGCCCGCGATGCGGGGTATCGGGAGGTGGTGTTGTGGACCAACGACCTACTGACCGCTGCTCGCAAGCTGTACGTGCGGGCGGGGTTCACGCTGGTCGCCGAGAAGCCGCACCATTCCTACGGAGCGGACCTGGTCGGCCAGGACTGGCGGCTCCCGCTCGCCGACGAGTCCGTCGTGGACTCTGCCTCGTGA
- a CDS encoding sugar phosphate isomerase/epimerase family protein, which produces MKFAFSTLGVPGLPIPEVAALASGAGYQGVELRAHPEEPVHPGIGSRERAAVVDEFKRHGVEILSVAGYVRVAAEGGDEEQLSEDLHELIRLARDLGASYVRVFPGGGDQDPEAADATAARRLAAAAPLAADSQVRILLETHDSHRTGADAIRVLGLVGHKQVGALWDVMHTWLGGERPVTSHASLSPHLGYVQVKDIASAEDTTPLALGAGVLPLGECVGLFAGDGDDGWLCWEYERRWYPEAADLPDMLIPGREHLEALLARGH; this is translated from the coding sequence GTGAAATTCGCCTTCTCGACCCTCGGTGTCCCCGGCCTCCCCATTCCCGAGGTCGCCGCCCTCGCCAGTGGGGCCGGCTACCAAGGTGTGGAGTTGCGCGCCCATCCGGAGGAGCCGGTGCACCCCGGCATCGGTTCGCGGGAACGGGCCGCCGTGGTGGACGAGTTCAAGCGTCACGGGGTCGAGATCCTGTCGGTCGCGGGCTATGTGCGGGTGGCCGCGGAAGGCGGCGACGAGGAGCAGTTGAGCGAGGACCTGCACGAACTGATCCGGCTGGCACGGGACCTGGGCGCGTCGTACGTACGCGTCTTCCCGGGCGGCGGCGACCAGGACCCGGAGGCCGCCGACGCGACGGCCGCCCGTCGACTGGCCGCGGCGGCCCCCCTCGCCGCGGATTCGCAGGTGCGGATCCTGCTGGAGACGCACGACTCCCACCGCACGGGCGCCGACGCGATCCGCGTCCTCGGTCTTGTCGGCCACAAGCAGGTGGGTGCGCTCTGGGACGTGATGCACACCTGGCTCGGCGGGGAGCGCCCGGTCACCAGCCATGCGTCGCTGTCGCCCCACCTCGGCTACGTACAGGTCAAGGACATCGCCTCGGCCGAGGACACCACGCCGTTGGCGCTGGGCGCGGGAGTCCTGCCGTTGGGCGAGTGCGTCGGTCTGTTCGCAGGGGACGGGGACGACGGGTGGCTCTGCTGGGAGTACGAGCGGCGCTGGTACCCGGAAGCGGCGGACCTCCCCGACATGCTGATCCCGGGCCGCGAGCATCTGGAAGCACTGCTGGCGCGGGGGCACTGA
- a CDS encoding S28 family serine protease, translating into MRKALRWLLSLVLLVGTLGTAGAATAAEGNAGSAAPDIKDQILAIPGMSLIEEKPYTGYRYFVLNYTQPVDHKRPSKGTFKQRLTLLHKDTSRPTVFFTSGYGVSTNPSRSEPTRIIDGNQVSLEYRFFTPSRPDPADWSKLDYEQAAADQHRIFGALKKIYPQKWLATGGSKGGMTATYYERFHPRDMDGVVAYVAPNDVVNKEDSAYDRFFEKVGTAECRAKLNAVQREALIRREPLQKMYKAWAEAEGATFTTVGTLDKAYEAVVLDFVWAFWQYSLEADCADIPAATASDEEIYNIIDAISGFSFYTDQGLAPYTPYYYQAGTELGSPAIKLPHLGDLSRYGYQPPRNFVPREIPMKFRPWEMASVDNWVRRNANQMMFVYGENDPWGAERFRPGRGTHDTHVYTAPGANHGANVAGLVADEQAEATARILDWADVAPATVQQDAAKAKPLAAYDAKLDKQNMERMPTLRP; encoded by the coding sequence ATGCGCAAGGCGCTGAGATGGCTGCTGTCGCTCGTGCTGCTCGTCGGCACGCTGGGCACGGCCGGCGCGGCAACGGCCGCCGAGGGGAACGCGGGATCCGCGGCCCCCGACATCAAGGACCAGATCCTCGCCATCCCGGGGATGAGCCTGATCGAGGAGAAGCCGTACACCGGTTACCGATACTTCGTCCTCAACTACACCCAGCCCGTCGACCACAAGCGACCGTCGAAGGGCACCTTCAAGCAGCGCCTCACGCTGCTGCACAAGGACACCAGCCGCCCCACCGTGTTCTTCACGAGCGGGTACGGCGTGTCCACCAACCCGAGCCGCAGTGAGCCGACACGGATCATCGACGGCAACCAGGTCTCGCTCGAATACCGCTTCTTCACACCGTCCCGTCCCGATCCGGCCGACTGGTCCAAGCTCGACTACGAGCAGGCCGCGGCCGACCAGCACCGGATCTTCGGCGCGCTGAAGAAGATCTACCCGCAGAAGTGGCTCGCCACCGGTGGCTCGAAGGGCGGCATGACCGCCACGTACTACGAGCGCTTCCACCCCCGTGACATGGACGGCGTCGTCGCCTACGTCGCACCCAACGACGTGGTCAACAAGGAGGATTCCGCCTACGACCGCTTCTTCGAGAAGGTCGGCACCGCGGAGTGCCGCGCCAAGCTCAACGCCGTGCAGCGCGAGGCGCTGATCAGACGTGAGCCGCTGCAGAAGATGTACAAGGCGTGGGCCGAGGCCGAAGGCGCGACGTTCACCACCGTCGGCACGCTCGACAAGGCGTACGAAGCCGTGGTGCTCGACTTCGTCTGGGCCTTCTGGCAGTACAGCCTGGAAGCCGACTGCGCCGACATCCCGGCGGCCACCGCGTCGGACGAGGAGATCTACAACATCATCGACGCGATCTCCGGCTTCTCCTTCTACACGGACCAGGGCCTCGCCCCGTACACGCCGTACTACTACCAGGCCGGCACCGAACTCGGGTCCCCCGCCATCAAGCTGCCCCACCTGGGCGACCTGAGCCGCTACGGCTACCAGCCGCCGCGGAACTTCGTCCCGCGCGAGATCCCCATGAAGTTCAGGCCGTGGGAGATGGCGTCCGTCGACAACTGGGTCCGCCGCAACGCCAACCAGATGATGTTCGTCTACGGCGAGAACGACCCGTGGGGCGCCGAGCGCTTCCGTCCCGGCCGCGGCACGCACGACACCCACGTCTACACCGCGCCGGGCGCCAACCACGGTGCCAACGTCGCCGGTCTTGTGGCCGACGAGCAGGCGGAGGCCACGGCCCGGATCCTCGACTGGGCGGATGTCGCACCGGCGACTGTGCAGCAGGACGCCGCCAAGGCGAAGCCGCTGGCCGCGTACGACGCGAAGCTGGACAAGCAGAACATGGAGCGGATGCCGACGCTGCGTCCGTAA
- a CDS encoding LuxR C-terminal-related transcriptional regulator, which produces MNPRSVLRAPHLGLENDHLRILQLVSQGCTMAQVARRMGMSDRTLRRKLRTICERVDVETPIEAVVWAVRRRIV; this is translated from the coding sequence GTGAATCCACGAAGTGTCCTCAGAGCCCCCCACCTCGGACTGGAAAATGATCACTTGAGAATCCTTCAACTTGTCTCGCAGGGCTGCACCATGGCGCAGGTCGCTCGCAGGATGGGAATGAGCGACCGCACACTGCGCCGTAAACTGCGGACCATATGCGAACGAGTCGACGTCGAAACGCCGATCGAAGCGGTCGTGTGGGCCGTACGGCGAAGAATCGTCTGA